One genomic window of Kaistia geumhonensis includes the following:
- the rbbA gene encoding ribosome-associated ATPase/putative transporter RbbA, whose protein sequence is MSGQVPEPSGPAIRFAGVAHRYGKTVALADIDLVVPAGIMAGLIGPDGVGKSTLLGIVAGATRIQTGSVEVLGVDMRRSSERRRAGARIAYMPQGLGRNLYPTLSIAENLDFFARLFGQGPAERAARIDELLAATGLAPFRDRPAGKLSGGMKQKLGICAALIHDPDLLILDEPTTGIDPLSRRQFWELIARMRARRPGMSVIVATAYMDEAERFDWLAAMHDGRIIASGAPAELRQRTGEATLERAFVALLPEDIRAEDQPLPTLPRTLVDGPPAIEAEGLTCRFGTFTAVDHVSFRIGKGEIFGFLGSNGSGKSTTMRMLTGLLPASEGEAKLFGQKLDANDMETRRRVGFMSQAFSLYGELTVRQNLTLHAELFQLPMAEIGNRVGEMLDRFDLGGVADQRPDSLPLGMRQRLQLAVALVHRPEVLILDEPTSGVDPVARDGFWRILLELSRKDGVTIFLSTHFMNEAERCDRISLMHAGKVLAVGTPAELKAERDMDKLEDVFIDVLEQAGMGSEQADEDAAVAPVFAARPTRRFDARRLFAYAWRESLEIARDPARLVFAFLGPLLLLLTFGFGISFDVEHLRFAAFDQDQSTESRQLLESFQGSRYFDEQPPITAPDEIDQRLKSGDIALAIEIPPDFGRELQRQLTPEVGVFVDGAMPFRAETMRGYVSGLAQSYLSDAIARRTGSETSPYPIGIESRFRYNQAFKSTNAIVPSVIVLVLVLIPAIMTALGIVKEKETGSITNFQATPVSKIEFLIGKQLPYVVIAFLNFLMMVLLARFVFDVAVKGSFATLAAATLAYVLATTGFGLFVSSFVKSQVAAIFATAIIAIIPAVNFSGLLVPVSSLSGSGRLIGLAFPAAWYQPVSVGVFAKGLGLAELWPNILILIAFGLVFIGASVVALRKQGA, encoded by the coding sequence ATGAGCGGTCAGGTTCCAGAGCCGAGCGGTCCTGCGATCCGCTTCGCCGGCGTCGCCCATCGCTACGGCAAGACGGTCGCCCTCGCCGACATCGATCTCGTCGTGCCGGCCGGCATCATGGCCGGGCTGATCGGACCGGACGGCGTCGGCAAGTCAACGCTGCTCGGCATCGTCGCCGGCGCGACGCGCATCCAGACCGGCAGCGTCGAGGTGCTCGGCGTCGACATGCGGCGGTCCTCCGAACGGCGGCGGGCGGGCGCGCGCATCGCCTATATGCCGCAAGGTCTCGGCCGCAATCTCTATCCGACGCTGTCGATCGCCGAGAATCTCGATTTCTTCGCCCGCCTGTTCGGCCAGGGGCCGGCGGAGCGCGCCGCGCGCATCGACGAATTGCTGGCCGCGACGGGGCTCGCGCCGTTCCGCGACCGGCCGGCCGGCAAGCTCTCGGGCGGCATGAAGCAGAAGCTCGGCATCTGCGCGGCACTGATCCACGATCCCGACCTTCTCATCCTCGACGAGCCGACCACCGGCATCGACCCGCTCTCGCGCCGCCAGTTCTGGGAACTGATCGCGCGAATGCGGGCGCGCCGGCCGGGCATGAGCGTGATCGTCGCCACCGCCTATATGGACGAGGCCGAGCGATTCGACTGGCTGGCCGCCATGCATGACGGCCGCATCATTGCCAGCGGTGCCCCGGCCGAACTCAGGCAGCGGACGGGCGAGGCGACGCTGGAGCGCGCCTTCGTCGCCCTGCTTCCGGAGGATATCCGCGCGGAGGACCAGCCGCTGCCGACCCTGCCGCGCACGCTCGTGGACGGTCCGCCCGCGATCGAGGCCGAGGGCCTCACCTGCCGCTTCGGCACCTTTACGGCCGTCGATCATGTCAGCTTCCGCATCGGCAAGGGCGAGATCTTCGGCTTTCTCGGCTCCAACGGCTCCGGCAAGAGCACGACCATGCGCATGCTCACCGGCCTGCTGCCGGCGAGCGAGGGCGAGGCGAAGCTGTTCGGCCAGAAGCTCGACGCGAACGACATGGAGACGCGCCGCCGCGTCGGCTTCATGTCGCAGGCCTTCTCGCTCTATGGCGAACTGACGGTCCGCCAGAACCTGACGCTGCATGCCGAGCTGTTCCAGCTTCCCATGGCCGAGATCGGCAACCGCGTCGGCGAGATGCTCGATCGCTTCGACCTTGGCGGCGTCGCCGACCAGCGGCCGGACAGCTTGCCGCTCGGCATGCGCCAGCGCCTGCAGCTCGCGGTCGCGCTCGTGCATCGGCCGGAGGTGCTCATCCTCGACGAGCCGACATCGGGCGTCGACCCGGTGGCGCGCGACGGCTTCTGGCGCATCCTGCTCGAGCTCTCGCGCAAGGACGGCGTGACGATCTTCCTCTCCACCCATTTCATGAACGAGGCGGAGCGCTGCGACCGCATCTCGCTGATGCATGCCGGCAAGGTGCTCGCCGTGGGAACGCCGGCCGAGCTCAAGGCCGAACGGGACATGGACAAGCTCGAGGACGTGTTCATCGACGTGCTCGAACAGGCAGGGATGGGCAGCGAACAGGCGGACGAGGACGCTGCCGTCGCGCCGGTCTTCGCGGCGCGGCCGACGCGCCGTTTCGATGCCCGCCGCCTCTTCGCCTATGCCTGGCGGGAATCGCTCGAGATCGCGCGCGATCCGGCGCGGCTCGTCTTCGCCTTTCTCGGGCCGCTGCTCCTCCTTCTCACCTTCGGCTTCGGCATCTCCTTCGATGTCGAGCATCTGCGCTTCGCCGCCTTCGACCAGGATCAGAGCACCGAGAGCCGGCAACTGCTCGAGAGCTTCCAGGGCTCGCGCTATTTCGACGAGCAGCCGCCGATCACCGCGCCGGACGAGATCGACCAGCGGCTGAAGAGCGGCGACATCGCGCTCGCCATCGAGATCCCGCCCGATTTCGGCCGCGAACTGCAGCGGCAGCTGACCCCGGAGGTCGGCGTCTTCGTCGACGGGGCGATGCCGTTCCGGGCCGAGACGATGCGCGGCTATGTTAGCGGCCTCGCCCAGTCCTACCTCTCCGACGCGATCGCACGGCGCACCGGCAGCGAGACCTCGCCGTATCCGATCGGGATCGAGTCGCGCTTTCGCTACAACCAGGCCTTCAAGAGCACGAATGCGATCGTGCCGAGCGTGATCGTGCTCGTCCTCGTGCTGATCCCGGCGATCATGACGGCGCTCGGCATCGTGAAGGAGAAGGAGACCGGCTCGATCACCAATTTCCAGGCGACGCCGGTATCGAAGATCGAGTTCCTGATCGGCAAGCAGCTGCCCTATGTGGTCATCGCCTTCCTGAACTTCCTGATGATGGTGCTGCTGGCGCGCTTCGTCTTCGACGTCGCGGTCAAGGGCTCCTTCGCGACTCTCGCGGCGGCGACGCTCGCCTATGTGCTGGCGACCACCGGTTTCGGCCTGTTCGTCTCGTCCTTCGTGAAGAGCCAGGTCGCGGCGATCTTCGCGACCGCGATCATCGCCATCATTCCGGCGGTGAATTTCTCCGGCCTCCTGGTGCCCGTCTCGTCGCTCTCAGGCAGCGGCCGGCTGATCGGCCTCGCCTTCCCGGCCGCCTGGTACCAGCCCGTCAGCGTCGGCGTCTTCGCCAAGGGGCTCGGCCTCGCCGAGCTCTGGCCGAACATCCTCATCCTCATCGCCTTCGGCCTCGTCTTCATCGGCGCGTCGGTCGTGGCGCTGCGCAAGCAGGGGGCCTGA
- a CDS encoding ATP-binding cassette domain-containing protein → MTPPVLSLDRVHKSFGGITAIEEFSLDLAAGEVVALVGDNGAGKSTLVKMIAGAHKPTSGRILIDGEEVSFADASQSQSKGIQVVYQDLALADSQSVYMNLFLGRELTRGPFRRLDRPRMIRETEKLVEALDVRIPSARSVIRDLSGGQRQGIAIARATHWATKLVLMDEPTAALGVAETAKVEKNIESLRARNLAILIISHSLDQVFRLSDRICVLRRGKQIGIRDTRSTDKNEIVSMITGLAAAA, encoded by the coding sequence ATGACCCCGCCCGTCCTCTCCCTCGACCGCGTGCACAAGTCCTTCGGCGGCATCACGGCCATCGAGGAATTCTCGCTCGATCTCGCCGCCGGCGAGGTCGTCGCCCTCGTCGGCGACAACGGCGCCGGCAAGTCGACGCTCGTGAAGATGATCGCCGGCGCGCACAAGCCCACGTCCGGCCGCATCCTGATCGATGGCGAGGAGGTCTCCTTCGCCGATGCCAGCCAGTCGCAGTCGAAGGGCATCCAGGTCGTCTACCAGGACCTCGCGCTCGCCGACAGTCAGAGCGTCTACATGAACCTCTTCCTCGGCCGCGAGCTGACGCGCGGGCCGTTCCGCCGGCTCGACCGCCCGCGCATGATCCGCGAGACGGAAAAGCTCGTGGAGGCGCTCGACGTGCGTATTCCCTCGGCCCGCTCGGTGATCCGCGATCTTTCCGGCGGTCAGCGGCAGGGCATCGCCATCGCCCGGGCGACGCATTGGGCGACGAAGCTCGTGCTGATGGACGAGCCGACGGCGGCGCTCGGCGTCGCCGAGACGGCGAAGGTCGAGAAGAACATCGAGAGCCTGCGCGCCCGCAATCTCGCGATCCTCATCATCAGCCACAGCCTCGACCAGGTGTTCCGCCTGTCGGACCGGATCTGCGTGCTGAGGCGCGGCAAGCAGATCGGCATCCGCGATACACGCTCGACCGACAAGAACGAGATCGTGTCGATGATCACCGGCCTCGCCGCCGCAGCCTGA
- a CDS encoding ABC transporter permease has product MATRSNSTRSMTGAGSRLARIFRLGVKELYSLKADPVLMLLIVYSFTFAIYAVATGAKMEVENASVAIVDEDRSPLSGRLVDAILPPYFKPPQQISAGEIDEAMDSGRYVFVIEIPPKFEQDAIAGRKPSLQIDIDATAMSQAGNGASYLQSILMQEAVAALGTSGGQPINLVVRARFNPNLQSAWFTALMQVINNITMLSVILTGAALIREREHGTIEHLLVMPVTPAEIMLAKIWANGAVIILAAAFALWAVVERLLGVPVQGSIPLFLGSATLYLFSVTSLGILIATASTSMAQFGLIVMPVLIVMNLLSGSTTPLESMPSWLQVLMQISPSTHFVALSQAILYRGAGFDIIWPRLAALVLIGAAYFGIALARFRKALLAAG; this is encoded by the coding sequence ATGGCGACGCGCTCCAACTCCACGCGCTCGATGACCGGAGCGGGCTCGCGCCTCGCGCGCATCTTCCGCCTCGGCGTCAAGGAGCTCTACAGCCTCAAGGCCGATCCGGTCCTGATGCTGCTCATCGTCTACTCCTTCACCTTCGCGATCTATGCGGTGGCGACCGGCGCAAAGATGGAGGTCGAAAACGCCTCGGTGGCGATCGTCGACGAGGACCGGTCGCCGCTGTCCGGCCGGCTCGTCGACGCGATCCTGCCGCCCTATTTCAAGCCGCCGCAGCAGATCTCGGCCGGCGAGATCGACGAGGCGATGGATTCGGGCCGCTACGTCTTCGTCATCGAGATCCCGCCGAAATTCGAGCAGGACGCGATCGCCGGCCGCAAGCCCTCGCTGCAGATCGATATCGACGCCACCGCCATGTCGCAGGCCGGCAACGGCGCCTCCTATCTGCAGTCGATCCTGATGCAGGAGGCCGTCGCCGCGCTCGGCACGAGCGGCGGCCAGCCGATCAATCTCGTCGTCAGGGCGCGCTTCAACCCCAACCTGCAATCGGCCTGGTTCACGGCGCTGATGCAGGTCATCAACAACATCACCATGCTGTCGGTCATCCTGACCGGCGCCGCGCTGATCCGCGAGCGCGAGCATGGCACGATCGAGCATCTCCTGGTGATGCCGGTAACGCCGGCCGAGATCATGCTCGCCAAGATCTGGGCGAATGGTGCGGTGATCATCCTCGCCGCGGCCTTCGCGCTGTGGGCGGTCGTCGAGCGGCTGCTCGGCGTGCCGGTGCAGGGGTCGATCCCGCTCTTCCTCGGCTCGGCGACGCTCTATCTCTTCTCAGTCACCTCGCTCGGCATCCTCATCGCAACGGCGTCGACGTCCATGGCGCAATTCGGGCTGATCGTGATGCCGGTGCTCATCGTGATGAACCTGCTGTCGGGCAGCACGACGCCGCTCGAATCCATGCCGTCATGGCTGCAGGTCCTGATGCAGATCTCGCCCTCGACGCATTTCGTGGCGCTGTCGCAAGCGATCCTCTATCGCGGCGCCGGGTTCGATATCATCTGGCCCCGTCTCGCCGCGCTGGTCCTGATCGGCGCGGCCTATTTCGGCATCGCGCTGGCCCGCTTCCGCAAGGCGCTGCTGGCGGCGGGCTGA
- a CDS encoding substrate-binding domain-containing protein, which produces MTTKMRMKTTLATLALSALVASTGLASAGETVGPNGEKATPSSALTLSDAEIAKLKDGKYTAALLWHTSSDFVTAVTAGATDTFKKYGIEVVAETDAGFDSAKQLSDVETVLAKKPSVILALPLDPVGSAAAFKPAVEGGVKLVFLSNVPAGYTQGKDYVSIVTDDLFQMGKQAGDALATALGDKGKVAYIFHDAQYYVTNQRDQAFKATIENDHKSMAIVDSQGIADPARAEEIANALLTKTPDLDGIYVTWAEPAEGVLAALRQAGNTRTKIVTLDLSEPVGLDMVKGGNVTALVADKAYELGSAMATAAAYGLLGKEAPAFVVAPAITVSKDNVVDGWKASLNREPPQSILDAIK; this is translated from the coding sequence ATGACGACGAAGATGAGGATGAAGACCACCCTGGCCACGCTGGCGCTGTCGGCGCTGGTGGCCTCGACCGGGCTCGCGAGCGCCGGCGAGACCGTTGGACCGAACGGCGAGAAGGCGACGCCGTCCTCGGCGCTCACGCTCTCCGACGCCGAGATCGCGAAGCTCAAGGACGGCAAATACACGGCGGCGCTGCTCTGGCATACCTCGTCGGACTTCGTCACCGCCGTCACGGCCGGCGCCACCGACACGTTCAAGAAATACGGCATCGAGGTCGTCGCCGAGACGGATGCCGGCTTCGACAGCGCCAAGCAGCTCTCCGATGTCGAGACCGTGCTCGCCAAGAAGCCGAGCGTGATCCTCGCGCTGCCGCTCGATCCGGTCGGCTCCGCCGCCGCCTTCAAGCCGGCGGTCGAAGGCGGCGTGAAGCTTGTCTTCCTCTCCAATGTCCCGGCCGGCTACACGCAGGGCAAGGACTATGTCTCGATCGTCACCGACGATCTCTTCCAGATGGGCAAGCAGGCCGGCGACGCTCTGGCCACCGCGCTCGGCGACAAGGGCAAGGTCGCCTACATCTTCCACGACGCGCAGTATTACGTGACGAACCAGCGCGACCAGGCCTTCAAGGCGACCATCGAGAACGACCACAAGAGCATGGCGATCGTCGACAGCCAGGGCATCGCCGACCCGGCCCGCGCCGAGGAGATCGCCAACGCGCTGCTGACCAAGACGCCCGATCTCGACGGCATCTACGTCACCTGGGCCGAGCCGGCCGAAGGCGTCCTCGCCGCGCTGCGTCAGGCCGGCAACACCCGCACCAAGATCGTGACGCTCGACCTTTCGGAGCCGGTCGGCCTCGACATGGTGAAGGGCGGCAACGTCACCGCGCTCGTCGCCGACAAGGCCTACGAACTCGGCTCGGCCATGGCCACGGCCGCCGCCTATGGTCTGCTCGGCAAGGAGGCGCCGGCCTTCGTCGTCGCCCCGGCGATCACCGTCTCCAAGGACAATGTCGTCGATGGCTGGAAGGCCTCGCTCAACCGCGAGCCGCCGCAGTCGATCCTCGACGCGATCAAGTAA
- a CDS encoding alanine racemase — MFLDTLRRRNPRLIEAAIRLHQTGALPANTTVIDLDAVTANAGAIAKAGDAAGLEVFAMTKQMGRNGDFLRAVKTGGIGRVVAVDMECARAGHRAGLGLGHVGHLVQVPRAEADAAAAMAPDYWTVFSMEKAAEAGVAMAKAGRTANLLVRIHAEGDRFYRGHEGGFPASDIVSVADAIDRLPGARFAGITTFPALLFDNATGKVKPTHNLKTLGRAREALAKAGRTAIAINAPGTTSSIVLAALAEAGATQCEPGHGLTGTTPLHAIEELPELPAAVYLSEVSHVHGDRAYCFGGGLYIDPVFPDYDVKAVIGREPDLDRLASVEIPPPAAIDYYGMIDATGPVKPAIGDSVVFGFRQQTFVTRAYTAGISGLASGKPKVETIHDAFGRPADWPL; from the coding sequence ATGTTCCTCGACACGCTCCGCCGCCGCAATCCGCGCCTGATCGAGGCCGCGATCCGCCTGCACCAGACCGGCGCGCTGCCCGCCAACACCACCGTCATCGACCTCGACGCCGTGACCGCCAATGCCGGCGCCATCGCCAAAGCCGGCGACGCCGCCGGGCTGGAGGTGTTCGCGATGACCAAGCAGATGGGCCGCAACGGCGACTTCCTGCGCGCTGTGAAGACGGGCGGCATCGGCCGCGTCGTCGCCGTCGACATGGAATGCGCCAGAGCAGGCCATCGCGCCGGGCTCGGCCTCGGCCATGTCGGCCATCTCGTGCAGGTGCCGCGCGCCGAGGCCGATGCGGCCGCTGCGATGGCGCCGGATTACTGGACGGTGTTCAGCATGGAGAAGGCCGCCGAAGCGGGCGTAGCCATGGCGAAGGCCGGCCGCACCGCCAATCTGCTCGTGCGCATCCACGCCGAGGGCGACCGTTTCTATCGCGGCCATGAGGGCGGCTTCCCGGCGTCTGATATCGTGTCCGTTGCCGACGCGATCGACCGGTTGCCGGGTGCGCGCTTCGCCGGCATCACCACCTTCCCGGCGCTCCTCTTCGACAATGCGACGGGCAAGGTGAAGCCGACGCATAATCTCAAAACGCTCGGCCGGGCGCGCGAGGCGCTGGCCAAGGCGGGGCGGACGGCGATCGCCATCAATGCCCCCGGCACGACGTCGTCGATCGTCCTCGCCGCGCTCGCCGAGGCCGGCGCGACGCAGTGCGAACCCGGACATGGCCTCACCGGCACCACGCCGCTGCATGCGATCGAGGAACTTCCCGAGCTTCCGGCCGCGGTCTATCTCTCCGAGGTCTCGCATGTCCATGGCGACCGCGCCTATTGCTTCGGCGGCGGGCTCTATATCGACCCGGTCTTCCCGGACTATGACGTGAAGGCGGTGATCGGGCGCGAGCCGGATCTGGACCGTCTCGCCAGCGTCGAGATCCCGCCGCCGGCGGCGATCGACTATTACGGCATGATCGACGCCACCGGCCCGGTGAAGCCGGCGATCGGCGACAGCGTCGTGTTCGGCTTCCGCCAGCAGACCTTCGTCACCAGAGCCTATACGGCCGGCATTTCCGGCCTCGCCTCGGGCAAGCCGAAGGTCGAGACCATCCACGACGCCTTCGGCCGCCCGGCCGACTGGCCGCTCTGA
- a CDS encoding HlyD family secretion protein, translated as MLCMAGVPLAGPAFAADSSSFASMMQGLWQKLGGKRLPDGIAAANGRIEADQVLVSAKFAGRVAEVLVQEGETVDAGQVIARLDVTELEAQLAGGNAQVRRAETAIASAEAAIQQRESELALAKQELDRAAQLKDKGFGTQQTLDLKQSTLNVATAALNAANASLDDAKAAADVARAEVARISSQIDDSVLKAPRRGRVEYKLVQSGEVVAAGAPIVTLLDLGSVYMTVFVPAKVAGVLKLGGPARIVLDPAPDYVVPATVSFVAGSAQFTPKTVETSDEREKLMFRVKLSIAPDLLRHYEDYVKTGVRGVAYLAVDPALSWPPELAVKLPQ; from the coding sequence ATGCTCTGCATGGCCGGCGTCCCGCTGGCAGGGCCGGCATTCGCGGCCGATTCGTCCTCTTTCGCCTCCATGATGCAGGGCCTCTGGCAGAAGCTCGGCGGCAAGCGTCTGCCGGACGGCATCGCGGCCGCCAATGGCCGCATCGAGGCCGATCAGGTTCTGGTCTCCGCGAAGTTCGCCGGCCGGGTCGCCGAGGTGCTCGTGCAGGAAGGCGAGACCGTCGATGCCGGCCAGGTGATCGCGCGGCTGGACGTCACCGAGCTCGAAGCGCAGCTTGCGGGCGGCAACGCCCAGGTCCGGCGCGCCGAGACGGCGATCGCCTCGGCCGAGGCGGCCATCCAGCAGCGCGAGAGCGAACTCGCGCTCGCGAAGCAGGAACTCGACCGCGCCGCGCAATTGAAGGACAAGGGCTTCGGCACGCAGCAGACGCTCGATCTCAAGCAATCGACGCTGAACGTCGCCACCGCGGCGCTCAACGCGGCCAATGCGAGCCTCGACGACGCCAAGGCGGCGGCGGATGTGGCGCGCGCCGAGGTCGCCCGCATCTCGTCGCAGATCGACGATTCCGTCCTCAAGGCGCCGCGGCGCGGGCGGGTCGAATACAAGCTCGTGCAATCCGGCGAGGTCGTCGCCGCGGGCGCGCCGATCGTGACGCTGCTCGATCTCGGCAGCGTCTACATGACGGTCTTCGTGCCGGCCAAGGTCGCCGGGGTGTTGAAGCTCGGCGGCCCGGCGCGGATCGTGCTCGATCCGGCGCCCGACTATGTCGTCCCCGCGACCGTGTCCTTCGTCGCCGGCAGCGCCCAGTTCACGCCCAAGACGGTCGAGACCAGCGACGAACGCGAGAAGCTCATGTTTCGCGTCAAGCTCTCCATCGCGCCGGACCTTCTCCGGCATTACGAGGACTATGTGAAGACCGGCGTGCGCGGTGTCGCCTATCTGGCAGTCGATCCCGCGCTGAGCTGGCCGCCGGAGCTTGCGGTCAAGCTGCCGCAATGA
- a CDS encoding ABC transporter permease yields MSAKPLSLKGLDPAQYVVYVGFLLIFAAFAVVLRDDGFLTANNLVNIVQQTAPITIMAIGMVFVLTSGEIDLSIGSVVAIAALVAAVVMRTMPWPVGVAAGLGAGALIGLVNGALVAYVRLPSFLVTLASMGLLAGVGRWLTNLQSVPVTNDVYTSIFGAGALFGIPSLILWTVIGVAVGHFVYRETPFGAHVLATGDNPRAARAAGINVDRLRLGVLVLSSMTAALAGLLYAGRLHGARYTLGETDLLTVIAAVIVGGTRLNGGTGTVVGALIGSLMMGMLNNGLILMGLSVAEQMMVRGLIILAAVALTLREARR; encoded by the coding sequence ATGTCTGCGAAGCCGTTGTCCCTCAAGGGCCTCGATCCGGCCCAGTATGTCGTCTATGTCGGATTCCTGCTGATCTTCGCCGCCTTCGCGGTGGTGCTCAGGGACGACGGCTTCCTGACCGCCAACAATCTCGTCAACATCGTCCAGCAGACGGCGCCGATCACGATCATGGCGATCGGCATGGTGTTCGTGCTGACCTCCGGCGAGATCGACCTCTCGATCGGCTCGGTGGTCGCCATCGCGGCGCTGGTCGCGGCGGTGGTGATGCGCACGATGCCCTGGCCGGTCGGCGTCGCCGCCGGCCTCGGCGCCGGCGCGCTGATTGGCCTCGTCAACGGCGCGCTCGTCGCCTATGTGCGCCTTCCGTCCTTCCTCGTGACGCTCGCCTCGATGGGCCTGCTCGCCGGGGTCGGCCGCTGGCTGACCAACCTGCAATCGGTGCCGGTCACCAACGACGTCTACACGTCGATCTTCGGCGCCGGCGCGCTGTTCGGCATCCCCTCGCTGATCCTCTGGACGGTGATCGGCGTGGCGGTCGGACATTTCGTCTATCGCGAGACGCCGTTCGGCGCCCATGTGCTGGCGACCGGCGACAATCCCCGCGCCGCCCGCGCCGCCGGCATCAATGTCGACCGCCTGCGGCTCGGCGTGCTGGTCCTTTCTTCCATGACCGCCGCGCTTGCCGGGCTCCTTTATGCCGGCCGGCTGCATGGCGCGCGCTACACGCTCGGCGAGACGGATCTTCTCACGGTCATCGCCGCCGTCATCGTCGGCGGCACGCGCCTCAATGGCGGCACCGGCACCGTCGTCGGCGCGCTGATCGGCTCGCTCATGATGGGCATGCTCAACAACGGGCTCATCCTGATGGGCCTCTCCGTCGCCGAGCAGATGATGGTGCGCGGCCTGATCATCCTCGCCGCCGTCGCGCTGACGCTGCGCGAAGCCCGGCGCTGA
- a CDS encoding substrate-binding domain-containing protein, whose amino-acid sequence MTLKHLLVAGTMLAGLALAAPALADDVTKGPHGETATPGESITLTPEQIEKVKAGKFTAGLAWHTTSDWSNAVDQGAKDDFAKLGIEVVATTDAGFDAAKQKNDIETILAKKPSVIISLPVDPETAPEVYKPALDAGAKLVFIDNTPKGFEYGKDYVTISTADLVQMGAKAGEALGTALGGKGTVGYIFHDADFYVTNQRDQSFKKTIETKFPDMKIVAEQGLADPTRAEEIAQAFVTKNPGLDAIYVTWAEPAEFVLAALRNAGNTHTKIVTLDLSEPLALDMVKGGNVVAISADEAYSIGTTAANAAALGLIGDKVPPFLAAGAIAITKDNVKEGWNASLHRDPPASLGVN is encoded by the coding sequence ATGACGCTGAAGCACCTGCTTGTCGCGGGAACGATGCTGGCCGGGCTCGCGCTCGCCGCTCCCGCCCTCGCCGACGACGTGACCAAGGGCCCGCATGGCGAGACGGCGACACCGGGCGAGAGCATCACGCTGACGCCCGAACAGATCGAGAAGGTGAAGGCCGGCAAGTTCACGGCCGGACTCGCCTGGCACACCACGTCTGACTGGTCGAACGCCGTTGACCAGGGCGCCAAGGACGATTTCGCCAAGCTCGGCATCGAGGTGGTCGCGACCACCGATGCCGGCTTCGACGCGGCGAAGCAGAAGAACGACATCGAGACGATCCTCGCCAAGAAGCCGAGCGTGATCATCTCGCTGCCGGTCGACCCCGAGACGGCCCCCGAGGTCTACAAGCCGGCGCTCGATGCGGGCGCCAAGCTCGTCTTCATCGACAACACGCCGAAGGGCTTCGAATACGGCAAGGACTACGTCACCATCTCCACCGCCGACCTCGTCCAGATGGGCGCCAAGGCCGGCGAGGCGCTGGGCACCGCGCTCGGCGGCAAGGGCACGGTCGGCTACATCTTCCATGACGCCGATTTCTACGTGACCAACCAGCGCGACCAGTCCTTCAAGAAGACGATCGAGACCAAATTCCCGGACATGAAGATCGTCGCCGAGCAGGGGCTCGCCGATCCCACCCGCGCGGAAGAGATCGCGCAGGCCTTCGTCACCAAGAATCCCGGCCTCGATGCGATCTACGTCACCTGGGCCGAGCCGGCCGAATTCGTGCTGGCGGCGCTCCGCAACGCCGGCAACACGCATACGAAGATCGTGACGCTCGACCTCTCCGAGCCGCTGGCGCTCGACATGGTCAAGGGCGGCAATGTCGTCGCCATCTCCGCCGACGAGGCCTATTCGATCGGCACGACGGCCGCCAATGCCGCCGCGCTCGGCCTCATCGGCGACAAGGTGCCGCCCTTCCTCGCCGCCGGCGCGATCGCCATCACCAAGGACAATGTCAAGGAAGGCTGGAACGCGTCGCTTCACCGCGATCCGCCGGCCTCGCTCGGGGTGAACTGA